In Hippocampus zosterae strain Florida chromosome 21, ASM2543408v3, whole genome shotgun sequence, the genomic window TTTTGTGCGCATGTTCATAGACGTCACCCCCTCGTGTCACAAATGGTTTCGCCCGTACGGCCTAGAGCTCCCCAGAGTTGTAGGACCTTTAAACCGTCAAGATTACAACACGGGAAACGACACAGCTTCGCTTCTCAAAGCAACTATTTTTTACCAGTCTCCATTTCGGGAGACTTAAGTACGGTAAGGACACACTTCTAATGtacttgattattttttaaccaGTCGCGAAGCATTCATTTATCGCCTCGCTCGAATGCGAGTTTTGTTCACTTATGAGAACTGCGGTGGAATCTTCGAAATAGTAGCagcttgtttttatttcccgCAAACCCgaacaaaattacaaaattgttCGTCTTTAAGACACACAAATCGACGCATGAATGTAAATacaattgtattgtaaataagACAACACCGTCAAAACAACCCTAAAAGTATGCCATTGGTTTTATGAATAAATGTTAGTTGGTTTAAATGATTGTTTGAAAATAGCTTCACTGGCTTTGGTTCTTGTTTGTGTATAAGTCCAGATCACGTGTACCTTGTTCTCACGAGTGTGTGGATATTTTTTTGGTCCATGTGCTGTGCTCGGAACCAAAGATTTTCCATGTAGGGATGATAGACGGGCAGCACTAGCCAACGAGGAGTGTCCGTTTCTTTAAGACCCGCCTCTTTCATCCACTGCTTTGTTTACATTGTGCTGCAGCAATCTGGACCTCTTTGTTCTGACACTTTGCAGCCCACAATCATAACATTGATGCACACTTCAGCCTATACTACACATCCTATATTTTCTACACGCATTCCCCTAAAATCGGTCTAAAATCCATTTATTTTGGCATGATTGTTTCCCTCACAGACTGCAAGTAAACATGTATAAACAGGACTCTAGTAGTGCTCCAAAATAGACAAATGTCGCCTTTTTGATACTGGATATGTGATGGAAGCGCAGATGCCACAAATAATCCCTAGTCCGGAATCTCTCTGGATAATCCACAGAAAAtgagactgttttttttacGTGACCTAACTGCTCGTGTTGATGATGTAATGAgctacatatacacacacacacacatacacatttacaCACGCATGAGCAAGCACCCCCCTTTATAGTGCTATCTTTAAACCAAAGTGGGAGTGGGCATTCGTTTTTAGCTCCAGATAGCAGGACTAGCACTCCGGGGGGCCTTAGATAATATTAGACCACCTGTCTAATTGTGGGAGAATGCCACtctaaaataaagcaaaaaatagtACATGATAACTGAATGCACATTTAATTACAACTTCATTATTCCAGATAATCAAGATAACCGTAGATTTACTAAACAGCTGGATGGGTTGCTCTTATCCTCTTCACAGCTTGCTGCCTCTAGGGAACATTTTCCGCGATGCTTTTTACTCCAAAAAGACTTCAAATGTAACTGGATCCCGCAGTTGACACGCGTTACCGGGGAGACACTTGATCTCGCTCCCAGTGAAAACAAGCTTCTGTCCAAAgtggattgttgttgttttctttttgactgTGCCTTGCATCATATAGCAACCGTTTCCATAGCGATGGGCATAGCAGAAGTTGGTGGTCTTGCAGCAAAAGACTCAACTGAGTGTTCTCAAGCTCAAAGTTAAGGTTTGTAATGAAACTGTACGCTCTGCCCGGCAGCTTGAAAATGCCCCTGAACAACGAGCGTCCGTCATCCACCTCCAGCGGCGACGAGCAGGGCAGCGATGttgagtcgtcgtcgtcgtcggggCGCTGCGACAGCACCGCGTCGGCCAGCGACACCGACTGCTCGCGCGAGAGCTTCACCAGCGACGGCTGCAGCAAGCACTGCTCGCCATCTTGTGAGTGCCCAGAAATCTTTTCTTAGAtgcggttgttgtttttttgtgtgttttttatatgTGAAAGTGGAAGTTGAAATGAAGTAATGTGAAATTTTACTTTCTGTCGGTTCCCGACCAGCGAGCCCTCCCAAGACGCTCACCCTGGATGAGGTGATGGGCTCCGCCAGAGACCTTTCCAACCTCACCTTGTTCCACGAGATCGTCGTCAACCGCGACTTCCATTTGGAGCCACACACCCTGCCTGAGGACAGGTAATTATCACACATGTAAAGGTGTTAtcaaccccaccccctcccccgccttgCCCTTGTTGAGTCTCACGCTACACGCAAATATTTGTACTCCCATCGTGAAATAAGTTCGGGGTCCGAACGTACCTGGGAAAAAAACGTTCAAATGTTGCGCAATCAACCACAGTGCCACTTAAATGCATCTCTGTTCATATTTCTTTGCTAGCGACatgtagtgacaggcagaacaacgcGAAACAATTTCAATTAGTTGGTTGGTGGAAGGTCTGACAAACCTGTGTATCCACCTGTCAGCACACACGCAATACGATCACGTGCTAAACACGCCCAGACTTCACATTGACAAAGTCTGAATTGAgaaaaaggttgggaaacatgtCCACACAAGCACGGGTATGTGTCTTATGCGCAATTTTGGAGTTTTCATTCTCATACACCGAAATTCAAAAGCCCAAAGTCGAGCAACGTTCACTTGCTGCGTTTCCAGTTTATGGAAGATGGTTCGCGACAACGTCCACAAAGCATTCTGGGACATCTTAGAGTCGGAGCTGAACGACGACCCGCCCGAGTACCAGCAGGCCATCAAACTCCTGGAGGAGATCCGAGAggtataaaatgaaaaaaaagaatcgccTTGTTCCTGATGTCGCTAATGCGatgtggtcccccccccccctgttggaTAGATTTTGCTGTCCTTCCTCAACCCCGGCGCCAACCGCATGCGGACGCAAATCATGGAGGTGCTGGACATGGACCTGATCAGGCAGCAGGTGGACAACGACGCCGTGGACATTGCGGGCCTGGCTTCGTACGTCATCAGCGCCATGGGAAAGCTGTGCGCGCCCGTCCGTGACGAAGAGATTAAGAAGCTGAGGGAGAGCACGGGCAACATTGTGATGCTCTTCAGGTAAAACGAACCCCACGTGCGCCTCCAGCCAATTCAAATTCATACCGACGTGAGCTGCCTTGCCCACTAGGGAGATCTTCCGCGTCCTGGACCTGATGAAGGCAGACTTTGTCAACCTCACCATCGACAACCTGCGGCCAGTCATGCAGAAGCAGAGCGTGGAGTACGAGAGGGCAACATTCCAGAGCATCTTGGACAAGACACCCGGTGAGGTGGCGCGCTAACACAACCGACCACTAGATGGAGACATTCGTTTTTGATGATTTCTGTGTGGTGGCGTCTCCTTCAGGTGCTTTGGACAACACCGCCGCTTGGATCAAAATGACTTTTGAGGAGCTACTGACCACCATGCCGAGCAATCGGGGAAAAGGACAGCCATGTTTACCGGGACCCTTCCAAGTCCTCAATGCGGCCTTCCTACACATCCTCATGTGGGACTCCACGAAGCGCCCTCTCCCAGAGGTGAGTAGGCTCATGTTGAAAATAGTTTTGTAAATGCCCTCAATGAACTGAAGAGTTTAAGTTGAAATGATGTCAATGAGTCAAGTTAATATAGAAAGCCGTTAATCACAAAAGTGGGCTTCCCAGATCCACAATTCAGAGACGGGGGGGAGGCGGCacaaaaacaggccaaaattttTTGTTGCAGAATAACCTGCCTAAATACTTTTCTTTGTGGCGCGTTCAGACGTGGATGACGGATGAGGGGCGTCTGCGAGAGGTGCAGGCGGAGCTGAGGCGCTGGCAGGCGGTCAACGAGGTTCTCCTCATCGTCCACAGCACGGTAGGCGGTTCCATCCAGGGCGTGGCGGCCCTCTCCGAGCGCCTCAAGAGGATGACGGCCGTGCTCCTCGACCACGTGCACAACCCGTGAGTGCACTCCTTACCGTCGAGGTTTTGAAACCTACGACCATACCGATGCCATTTTCGTGTGGGCTTTTTCAGGACTGTTAGCCAACAAGAGGCGCTAATGGGGGTCAGCTCTCAGATCTGCAGCGAGCTGAACA contains:
- the tcp11l2 gene encoding T-complex protein 11-like protein 2; translated protein: MPLNNERPSSTSSGDEQGSDVESSSSSGRCDSTASASDTDCSRESFTSDGCSKHCSPSSSPPKTLTLDEVMGSARDLSNLTLFHEIVVNRDFHLEPHTLPEDSLWKMVRDNVHKAFWDILESELNDDPPEYQQAIKLLEEIREILLSFLNPGANRMRTQIMEVLDMDLIRQQVDNDAVDIAGLASYVISAMGKLCAPVRDEEIKKLRESTGNIVMLFREIFRVLDLMKADFVNLTIDNLRPVMQKQSVEYERATFQSILDKTPGALDNTAAWIKMTFEELLTTMPSNRGKGQPCLPGPFQVLNAAFLHILMWDSTKRPLPETWMTDEGRLREVQAELRRWQAVNEVLLIVHSTVGGSIQGVAALSERLKRMTAVLLDHVHNPTVSQQEALMGVSSQICSELNKSLVERGYSALSPAQQDTLTGQICSIAHKDNPIRALVEDRVQHYFMALICDAKPQARLAQTPAGLTAIRSELVSLAAKFLSLVNYNKAVYGPFYADIIRKLMFTNGPPPSSPPPPPSSPPQDTVTSE